Proteins from one Malania oleifera isolate guangnan ecotype guangnan chromosome 4, ASM2987363v1, whole genome shotgun sequence genomic window:
- the LOC131153309 gene encoding receptor-like serine/threonine-protein kinase SD1-8 isoform X1: protein MFSERAASASDSDLRILSNMSSALHCCLIFLCFALLSSSVRVAGAGAGIAITAAQPLADGNTIVSTGGVFELGFFGPNSSKNRYLGIWYKNIPDSPVVWVANRDNPLTDSSGVLKIGDGGNLVLLDRSGKPIWSSSNQSHAEDNPVALLLDSGNFILRGNESNDPENHIWQSFDYPTDTLLPGMKLGWDSKSGFDRFLTSWKTSDDPSSGDYSFKLDRRGFPEIFLWNDGVRVYRSGPWNGLRFSGVPEMKPSVVFNFTFAVSPNEVYYSFGLIDKSLISRLVVNYSGLLQRFTWIENSKQWNIYWYAPKDQCDSYRECGPYGICDTNASPVCKCADAFRPVNPQAWFLRDGSGGCVRKTELDCRSDGFLPVRDAKLPETSSSFVNRTMNLAPCEEMCRKNCSCTAYANSDIAGGGSGCVIWSGDLMDMRQYAEGGQDLYIRLAASDMAAGRSINSQSGSNNSRQYIKIVGITVGTSILLLALGIILVWRTWRLKRMCNRRLDERGPSERSQDILLSDSGFRSKRDYTDESTSHELELPLFDFSTIVIATNNFSEANKLGQGGFGSVYKGMLIEGQEVAVKRLSKSSGQGIEEFKNEVRLIARLQHRNLVRLLGCCIEMEEKMLVYEYMQHRSLDSFIFNAEKSSLLDWQRRFNIICGIARGLLYLHQDSRFRIIHRDLKASNILLDGQMNPKISDFGMARIFGGDQTEANTKRVVGTYGYMSPEYAMDGLFSVKSDVFSFGVLVLEIVSGKKNRGFYYSNNEHNLLGHVWRMWLDDRGIELIDSSVGDSYSPQEVLKCMQVGLLCVQERAEDRPTMSSVVLMLSSETARLHQPKHPGFCLGRNPMETDSSSSKQDESFTINQVTVTTLDAR, encoded by the exons ATGTTTTCAGAGCGCGCGGCCTCTGCCTCTGACTCTGACCTCAGAATTTTGAGCAATATGAGCTCTGCTCTCCATTGCTGTTTAATTTTCCTCTGTTTTGCTCTGCTCTCCTCGTCAGTTCGCGTCGCCGGCGCCGGCGCCGGCATCGCCATAACTGCAGCTCAGCCACTAGCCGACGGCAACACCATCGTCTCCACCGGCGGGGTGTTCGAGTTGGGGTTCTTCGGTCCCAACTCCTCCAAGAACCGCTACTTGGGAATATGGTACAAGAACATTCCCGACTCCCCTGTTGTTTGGGTCGCGAACAGGGACAACCCGTTAACGGATTCATCAGGAGTTCTCAAAATCGGCGACGGGGGAAATTTGGTTCTTCTCGATCGGTCCGGTAAGCCCATTTGGTCGTCGTCGAATCAATCGCACGCAGAAGATAACCCAGTTGCTCTGCTCTTGGATTCGGGAAACTTCATCCTCAGAGGAAACGAGTCAAATGATCCGGAAAACCACATATGGCAAAGCTTTGATTACCCCACTGACACATTATTACCGGGAATGAAGCTAGGATGGGACTCAAAATCGGGTTTTGACAGGTTCTTGACGTCGTGGAAGACCTCCGACGACCCGTCCTCCGGCGATTACAGCTTCAAGCTCGACCGGCGCGGATTCCCTGAAATTTTTCTGTGGAACGACGGCGTGCGGGTGTACCGGAGCGGACCGTGGAACGGCCTGAGATTCAGCGGCGTACCGGAGATGAAGCCCTCAGTCGTCTTCAATTTCACTTTCGCTGTGAGCCCAAACGAGGTCTATTACTCGTTTGGGCTAATCGACAAATCGTTAATCTCGAGATTGGTGGTGAACTATTCTGGGCTTCTTCAGCGATTCACTTGGATTGAAAACAGCAAACAGTGGAACATCTACTGGTACGCTCCCAAGGACCAATGCGACAGCTACAGGGAGTGCGGCCCGTACGGCATCTGCGACACGAACGCGTCGCCGGTGTGCAAGTGCGCCGATGCGTTCAGGCCGGTGAACCCTCAGGCGTGGTTTTTACGAGATGGGTCCGGCGGGTGCGTTCGGAAGACGGAGCTGGATTGCCGGAGCGACGGGTTTTTGCCGGTGAGGGACGCGAAATTGCCGGAGACTTCGAGCTCCTTTGTAAACAGGACCATGAATCTCGCACCGTGCGAAGAAATGTGCCGGAAAAACTGTTCTTGCACAGCTTATGCAAACTCCGACATTGCCGGAGGTGGCTCCGGTTGCGTGATTTGGTCCGGCGACTTGATGGATATGCGGCAATATGCAGAAGGGGGTCAAGATCTCTACATTAGATTAGCAGCTTCTGATATGG CAGCCGGGAGGAGCATAAATTCACAAAGTGGTTCCAACAACTCAAGGCAATATATCAAGATTGTAGGCATCACAGTGGGTACTAGTATTCTGCTACTTGCACTAGGCATCATTCTTGTATGGAGGACCTGGAGGTTGAAAAGAATGTGCAACAGAAGGCTAGACGAAAGAG GACCGAGTGAAAGAAGCCAAGATATTCTGCTTAGTGATTCGGGTTTTCGAAGTAAGAGAGATTACACCGATGAAAGTACATCGCATGAGCTAGAGTTGCCATTGTTTGATTTTAGCACCATTGTAATAGCAACAAACAATTTTTCTGAAGCAAATAAACTAGGACAAGGTGGCTTTGGCAGTGTTTATAAG GGTATGTTGATTGAAGGACAAGAAGTAGCAGTGAAGAGGCTCTCGAAGAGTTCAGGGCAAGGAATAGAAGAATTCAaaaacgaggttcggctaattgcaAGGCTTCAACACAGGAACCTTGTTAGACTTCTTGGTTGCTGCATTGAGATGGAAGAAAAGATGCTGGTTTATGAGTACATGCAGCACAGAAGCTTGGACTCCTTTATATTCA ATGCGGAGAAAAGTTCCCTGCTGGACTGGCAAAGGCGCTTCAACATCATATGTGGGATTGCTCGTGGGCTTCTTTATCTTCACCAGGATTCCAGATTCCGAATTATCCATAGGGATCTCAAAGCAAGCAACATTCTACTTGATGGCCAAATGAACCCAAAAATATCGGACTTTGGCATGGCCAGAATTTTTGGAGGAGATCAGACTGAGGCAAATACAAAGAGAGTAGTTGGAACATA TGGTTATATGTCTCCCGAATATGCAATGGACGGGCTCTTCTCTGTGAAATCTGATGTCTTTAGCTTTGGTGTTCTGGTGCTGGAGATAGTAAGTGGTAAGAAGAACAGGGGATTTTATTATTCGAACAATGAGCATAACCTTCTTGGTCAT GTATGGAGGATGTGGCTAGACGATAGGGGAATCGAGCTGATTGATTCCTCAGTGGGCGATTCATATTCACCGCAGGAAGTATTGAAATGCATGCAGGTTGGGCTCTTATGCGTCCAAGAGCGAGCAGAAGATAGACCAACCATGTCATCCGTGGTGTTGATGTTGAGCAGCGAAACTGCAAGGCTGCACCAGCCTAAACACCCTGGCTTCTGCCTGGGAAGGAATCCTATGGAAACAGATTCCTCTTCAAGCAAGCAAGATGAATCATTCACCATAAACCAAGTTACGGTTACAACGTTAGATGCCCGGTAG
- the LOC131153309 gene encoding receptor-like serine/threonine-protein kinase SD1-8 isoform X2: MFSERAASASDSDLRILSNMSSALHCCLIFLCFALLSSSVRVAGAGAGIAITAAQPLADGNTIVSTGGVFELGFFGPNSSKNRYLGIWYKNIPDSPVVWVANRDNPLTDSSGVLKIGDGGNLVLLDRSGKPIWSSSNQSHAEDNPVALLLDSGNFILRGNESNDPENHIWQSFDYPTDTLLPGMKLGWDSKSGFDRFLTSWKTSDDPSSGDYSFKLDRRGFPEIFLWNDGVRVYRSGPWNGLRFSGVPEMKPSVVFNFTFAVSPNEVYYSFGLIDKSLISRLVVNYSGLLQRFTWIENSKQWNIYWYAPKDQCDSYRECGPYGICDTNASPVCKCADAFRPVNPQAWFLRDGSGGCVRKTELDCRSDGFLPVRDAKLPETSSSFVNRTMNLAPCEEMCRKNCSCTAYANSDIAGGGSGCVIWSGDLMDMRQYAEGGQDLYIRLAASDMAGRSINSQSGSNNSRQYIKIVGITVGTSILLLALGIILVWRTWRLKRMCNRRLDERGPSERSQDILLSDSGFRSKRDYTDESTSHELELPLFDFSTIVIATNNFSEANKLGQGGFGSVYKGMLIEGQEVAVKRLSKSSGQGIEEFKNEVRLIARLQHRNLVRLLGCCIEMEEKMLVYEYMQHRSLDSFIFNAEKSSLLDWQRRFNIICGIARGLLYLHQDSRFRIIHRDLKASNILLDGQMNPKISDFGMARIFGGDQTEANTKRVVGTYGYMSPEYAMDGLFSVKSDVFSFGVLVLEIVSGKKNRGFYYSNNEHNLLGHVWRMWLDDRGIELIDSSVGDSYSPQEVLKCMQVGLLCVQERAEDRPTMSSVVLMLSSETARLHQPKHPGFCLGRNPMETDSSSSKQDESFTINQVTVTTLDAR; encoded by the exons ATGTTTTCAGAGCGCGCGGCCTCTGCCTCTGACTCTGACCTCAGAATTTTGAGCAATATGAGCTCTGCTCTCCATTGCTGTTTAATTTTCCTCTGTTTTGCTCTGCTCTCCTCGTCAGTTCGCGTCGCCGGCGCCGGCGCCGGCATCGCCATAACTGCAGCTCAGCCACTAGCCGACGGCAACACCATCGTCTCCACCGGCGGGGTGTTCGAGTTGGGGTTCTTCGGTCCCAACTCCTCCAAGAACCGCTACTTGGGAATATGGTACAAGAACATTCCCGACTCCCCTGTTGTTTGGGTCGCGAACAGGGACAACCCGTTAACGGATTCATCAGGAGTTCTCAAAATCGGCGACGGGGGAAATTTGGTTCTTCTCGATCGGTCCGGTAAGCCCATTTGGTCGTCGTCGAATCAATCGCACGCAGAAGATAACCCAGTTGCTCTGCTCTTGGATTCGGGAAACTTCATCCTCAGAGGAAACGAGTCAAATGATCCGGAAAACCACATATGGCAAAGCTTTGATTACCCCACTGACACATTATTACCGGGAATGAAGCTAGGATGGGACTCAAAATCGGGTTTTGACAGGTTCTTGACGTCGTGGAAGACCTCCGACGACCCGTCCTCCGGCGATTACAGCTTCAAGCTCGACCGGCGCGGATTCCCTGAAATTTTTCTGTGGAACGACGGCGTGCGGGTGTACCGGAGCGGACCGTGGAACGGCCTGAGATTCAGCGGCGTACCGGAGATGAAGCCCTCAGTCGTCTTCAATTTCACTTTCGCTGTGAGCCCAAACGAGGTCTATTACTCGTTTGGGCTAATCGACAAATCGTTAATCTCGAGATTGGTGGTGAACTATTCTGGGCTTCTTCAGCGATTCACTTGGATTGAAAACAGCAAACAGTGGAACATCTACTGGTACGCTCCCAAGGACCAATGCGACAGCTACAGGGAGTGCGGCCCGTACGGCATCTGCGACACGAACGCGTCGCCGGTGTGCAAGTGCGCCGATGCGTTCAGGCCGGTGAACCCTCAGGCGTGGTTTTTACGAGATGGGTCCGGCGGGTGCGTTCGGAAGACGGAGCTGGATTGCCGGAGCGACGGGTTTTTGCCGGTGAGGGACGCGAAATTGCCGGAGACTTCGAGCTCCTTTGTAAACAGGACCATGAATCTCGCACCGTGCGAAGAAATGTGCCGGAAAAACTGTTCTTGCACAGCTTATGCAAACTCCGACATTGCCGGAGGTGGCTCCGGTTGCGTGATTTGGTCCGGCGACTTGATGGATATGCGGCAATATGCAGAAGGGGGTCAAGATCTCTACATTAGATTAGCAGCTTCTGATATGG CCGGGAGGAGCATAAATTCACAAAGTGGTTCCAACAACTCAAGGCAATATATCAAGATTGTAGGCATCACAGTGGGTACTAGTATTCTGCTACTTGCACTAGGCATCATTCTTGTATGGAGGACCTGGAGGTTGAAAAGAATGTGCAACAGAAGGCTAGACGAAAGAG GACCGAGTGAAAGAAGCCAAGATATTCTGCTTAGTGATTCGGGTTTTCGAAGTAAGAGAGATTACACCGATGAAAGTACATCGCATGAGCTAGAGTTGCCATTGTTTGATTTTAGCACCATTGTAATAGCAACAAACAATTTTTCTGAAGCAAATAAACTAGGACAAGGTGGCTTTGGCAGTGTTTATAAG GGTATGTTGATTGAAGGACAAGAAGTAGCAGTGAAGAGGCTCTCGAAGAGTTCAGGGCAAGGAATAGAAGAATTCAaaaacgaggttcggctaattgcaAGGCTTCAACACAGGAACCTTGTTAGACTTCTTGGTTGCTGCATTGAGATGGAAGAAAAGATGCTGGTTTATGAGTACATGCAGCACAGAAGCTTGGACTCCTTTATATTCA ATGCGGAGAAAAGTTCCCTGCTGGACTGGCAAAGGCGCTTCAACATCATATGTGGGATTGCTCGTGGGCTTCTTTATCTTCACCAGGATTCCAGATTCCGAATTATCCATAGGGATCTCAAAGCAAGCAACATTCTACTTGATGGCCAAATGAACCCAAAAATATCGGACTTTGGCATGGCCAGAATTTTTGGAGGAGATCAGACTGAGGCAAATACAAAGAGAGTAGTTGGAACATA TGGTTATATGTCTCCCGAATATGCAATGGACGGGCTCTTCTCTGTGAAATCTGATGTCTTTAGCTTTGGTGTTCTGGTGCTGGAGATAGTAAGTGGTAAGAAGAACAGGGGATTTTATTATTCGAACAATGAGCATAACCTTCTTGGTCAT GTATGGAGGATGTGGCTAGACGATAGGGGAATCGAGCTGATTGATTCCTCAGTGGGCGATTCATATTCACCGCAGGAAGTATTGAAATGCATGCAGGTTGGGCTCTTATGCGTCCAAGAGCGAGCAGAAGATAGACCAACCATGTCATCCGTGGTGTTGATGTTGAGCAGCGAAACTGCAAGGCTGCACCAGCCTAAACACCCTGGCTTCTGCCTGGGAAGGAATCCTATGGAAACAGATTCCTCTTCAAGCAAGCAAGATGAATCATTCACCATAAACCAAGTTACGGTTACAACGTTAGATGCCCGGTAG